Proteins encoded in a region of the Pseudomonadota bacterium genome:
- a CDS encoding alpha/beta hydrolase produces MMKIYDDHFESEYNLRARHPDFETYLKRWQSESEHACSTLPCNLDQRYGDGPNMSLDVFPQPGASHPILLFIHGGYWRSLDKESFAYPAIGLSEAGVVYISINYALAPTVTLDEITEQCRQAVTWVHRNAETFGGDPNRIHISGHSAGGHLTAMMLSTDWAQRGEAEIKLAGGIAISGLFDLVPILDTSINDEVQLDTTSAQRNSPSEFLPSNGAPFIAAVGANETDEFLRQSRDYAAAWNEHSGDGQYLPLAGFHHFDVVCELGRAGSELNDAVLAQIGA; encoded by the coding sequence ATGATGAAGATCTATGACGACCATTTTGAATCTGAGTATAATCTACGAGCGCGCCACCCCGATTTCGAGACATATCTTAAGCGCTGGCAGAGCGAAAGCGAGCACGCCTGCAGCACTTTGCCCTGCAATCTCGATCAACGATATGGTGACGGGCCCAATATGTCGCTCGACGTATTTCCACAGCCCGGTGCATCCCATCCGATATTGCTGTTCATTCACGGCGGATATTGGCGCTCCCTGGACAAAGAATCATTTGCCTACCCGGCGATCGGTCTCAGCGAAGCGGGCGTCGTCTATATATCGATCAATTACGCGCTGGCGCCGACCGTCACACTCGATGAGATCACTGAGCAATGCCGCCAGGCGGTTACCTGGGTGCACCGAAACGCCGAGACCTTTGGCGGCGACCCCAACCGCATCCATATCAGTGGTCACTCCGCCGGCGGGCATCTGACGGCGATGATGCTGTCGACGGATTGGGCACAACGAGGTGAAGCGGAAATCAAGCTGGCCGGTGGAATTGCCATTAGCGGCCTGTTCGACCTCGTCCCGATCCTAGATACGAGCATCAATGACGAGGTCCAGCTCGATACGACCTCAGCGCAGCGCAATAGCCCGTCGGAGTTCCTGCCGTCGAACGGAGCGCCCTTTATCGCCGCTGTCGGGGCGAATGAAACGGATGAATTCCTACGCCAGTCCCGCGATTATGCCGCAGCGTGGAATGAACATAGTGGCGATGGACAGTATTTGCCGCTGGCAGGGTTTCATCATTTCGACGTGGTGTGCGAACTGGGCAGGGCGGGCAGCGAACTGAACGACGCTGTTCTGGCACAAATCGGCGCCTAG
- a CDS encoding extracellular solute-binding protein → MIRPLLDRFTEATGIEVRLVSGKEDVLLERLKSEGQNSPADVLLTADAGRLYRALEADVLQSVHSDILDTLIPAQYREPNGYWYALSLRARPIIYAIGRVDPQELKDYEGLTNEKWRDRICVRSSSSIYNQSHIASMIAHHGIAAAESWAEALVSNFARKPGGGDRDQIRAVASGECDIALANTYYLAQLASSENAEDQAVAAAVAIIWPNQDGVGTHVNVSGAAVTASAKNLTNAVKLIEFLVGDEAQELYAKSVYEYPIRDGLAAAPLVASWGAFKADDLDLSLLGKYNAEAVRIADRVGWP, encoded by the coding sequence TTGATACGTCCGTTATTGGACAGGTTTACCGAGGCGACCGGGATTGAGGTCAGGCTGGTCAGCGGCAAAGAGGATGTGCTCCTGGAACGCTTGAAGAGCGAAGGCCAAAACAGCCCAGCCGATGTGCTGCTCACGGCCGATGCCGGTCGGCTGTACCGTGCTCTCGAGGCTGATGTGCTGCAGTCCGTACACTCGGATATATTGGATACGCTCATTCCTGCCCAATACCGAGAGCCCAACGGATATTGGTATGCCCTGTCGCTCCGCGCTCGGCCGATTATTTACGCAATTGGTCGTGTGGATCCGCAGGAGTTGAAAGATTATGAGGGGCTCACCAACGAAAAATGGCGCGACCGAATTTGCGTCCGCTCCTCGAGCAGCATCTACAATCAATCTCATATTGCTTCGATGATCGCCCATCATGGTATTGCCGCGGCGGAAAGTTGGGCCGAGGCCCTGGTGTCAAATTTTGCACGAAAACCGGGCGGCGGAGATCGCGATCAAATTCGCGCAGTGGCTTCGGGCGAATGTGACATCGCTTTAGCCAACACATATTATCTGGCGCAATTGGCAAGTTCAGAGAATGCGGAGGACCAGGCTGTCGCGGCGGCCGTCGCCATCATTTGGCCAAACCAGGACGGCGTCGGCACGCATGTCAATGTGAGCGGGGCGGCGGTTACGGCCAGTGCCAAGAACCTGACGAACGCCGTAAAATTAATCGAATTTCTGGTCGGTGATGAGGCGCAAGAACTATATGCCAAGTCGGTCTATGAGTACCCGATTCGCGATGGTCTCGCCGCGGCTCCGCTGGTTGCTTCCTGGGGTGCCTTCAAAGCCGATGATTTGGATTTGTCCTTGCTCGGAAAATACAACGCCGAGGCCGTTCGTATCGCGGACCGTGTCGGCTGGCCATAG
- a CDS encoding fumarylacetoacetate hydrolase family protein, giving the protein MRLARYERAGEARLAMVAGEDLIDILDAAEVMGNMPADAYKWFSDMTGLIEAGPAAGKLLQKIAQTTGDRMPLGKTRLLAPILPGIILCSGENYWDHREEKPEVTAKEPEFFIKIPATGVIGPGDNIVWDTAVTQKLDYETELAIVIGKAGRHIAEAKAAEHIFGYTIMNDVTARDRQVKMRPDGSCHYALGPGKNFDTCAPLGPVIVTADEISDPQNLALSTLVNGELRQNNSTAKMIWGVAELIHFFSTFLTLQPGWVISTGTPGGTAWAADPELGGRPYERPDLVRASGYLQAGDQVVCRVESIGELHNQIVRSD; this is encoded by the coding sequence ATGAGATTGGCACGTTACGAACGGGCAGGGGAGGCCCGCCTCGCCATGGTGGCGGGCGAGGACCTGATCGATATTCTCGATGCGGCTGAAGTTATGGGCAATATGCCGGCGGATGCCTACAAGTGGTTTTCCGATATGACCGGTTTGATCGAAGCCGGGCCGGCCGCCGGAAAGTTATTACAGAAGATCGCGCAGACGACTGGTGATCGTATGCCGCTCGGCAAAACCCGGCTTCTGGCGCCAATACTTCCCGGCATCATTCTGTGCAGCGGTGAGAATTATTGGGACCACCGCGAAGAAAAACCGGAGGTTACCGCGAAGGAACCCGAATTTTTTATCAAGATTCCTGCTACCGGCGTGATCGGACCAGGTGACAATATTGTGTGGGATACTGCGGTGACGCAAAAACTCGATTACGAAACCGAGCTCGCAATCGTGATTGGCAAGGCCGGCCGGCATATCGCCGAGGCGAAAGCGGCGGAGCATATTTTTGGCTACACGATTATGAACGACGTCACAGCCCGCGACCGCCAGGTGAAGATGCGTCCCGATGGAAGCTGTCATTACGCCCTCGGGCCGGGCAAGAATTTTGACACCTGTGCGCCGCTTGGTCCGGTGATTGTCACAGCCGATGAGATTTCAGATCCGCAAAATTTGGCGCTCTCTACTTTGGTGAACGGCGAGCTAAGACAAAATAACTCGACCGCGAAAATGATATGGGGCGTGGCCGAACTGATCCATTTTTTCTCGACATTCTTGACCTTGCAGCCCGGATGGGTGATTTCGACCGGCACGCCGGGCGGTACGGCCTGGGCAGCGGACCCGGAGCTTGGTGGGCGGCCTTACGAGCGGCCCGATCTGGTGCGCGCTTCTGGATATTTGCAGGCCGGTGATCAAGTTGTGTGCCGCGTCGAGAGCATCGGAGAACTGCACAATCAGATCGTGCGTTCGGATTAA
- a CDS encoding alpha/beta hydrolase yields MSKKIIYRDYSQEELDAQYNNRVRYPEFAGYFDDWAAWSETTRQNLPAHLDVSYGDLPCETLDIFPAAEDNAPVQVMVHGGYWYSLDKDHDSFVAEGLRPNGVTTVVINYGLAPDYGMDEIVRQNRAAVAWLWRNAGEFGVDRDRIYTVGQSAGGHLSLMLMATDWPAFGDGLPAGLVKGGASISGIYDMEPIRLCYLNDKVGMDEDVALRNAPLHQIYPVSLPLMVVSGDIESDEYARQAKAMEKAWRALSYPYEHVRLPGHNHFTMAHQLKDPHSTLTHALLRQMKLEDGQ; encoded by the coding sequence TTGAGCAAGAAAATTATCTACCGCGATTACAGCCAGGAGGAATTGGACGCACAATATAACAATCGGGTGCGGTATCCAGAGTTCGCCGGCTATTTCGACGATTGGGCCGCATGGAGCGAGACCACGCGACAAAACTTGCCAGCACATTTAGATGTTTCGTATGGCGATTTGCCCTGTGAGACGCTCGATATATTTCCGGCCGCGGAAGACAACGCGCCGGTCCAGGTCATGGTGCATGGTGGCTATTGGTATTCGCTCGACAAAGATCACGATAGCTTCGTTGCCGAAGGATTGCGCCCCAACGGCGTAACCACTGTAGTCATTAATTACGGCCTCGCGCCGGACTACGGCATGGACGAGATTGTGCGCCAGAACCGCGCAGCCGTTGCATGGTTATGGCGCAACGCCGGCGAGTTCGGGGTTGACCGGGATCGCATCTACACCGTCGGTCAGTCGGCCGGAGGGCATCTTTCGCTGATGCTTATGGCTACTGATTGGCCGGCATTCGGGGACGGACTGCCTGCCGGGCTGGTGAAAGGCGGCGCTTCTATTTCTGGAATTTATGATATGGAGCCCATCCGCCTTTGCTATCTCAACGATAAAGTCGGAATGGATGAAGATGTTGCTCTGCGCAACGCTCCGCTTCATCAGATTTATCCGGTCTCTCTGCCGCTCATGGTGGTATCCGGCGATATCGAATCAGACGAATATGCGCGCCAGGCAAAGGCGATGGAAAAAGCTTGGCGGGCGCTCAGTTATCCCTACGAACATGTGAGATTGCCGGGTCACAATCACTTCACCATGGCCCATCAATTGAAAGATCCGCACAGCACCTTGACTCATGCGTTGCTACGGCAAATGAAATTGGAAGACGGACAGTAA
- a CDS encoding dihydropteroate synthase, with protein MDSIQNNPGNYIAVGENIHTTRVLLRKGKRIAMEDGQVAILYEAADGTSRQLSIPDSVKSTQDYDEGRVKHVKIALAAAMSDKGEEAESGLAYLRALAHHQEQAGAAFLDINVDEYSLKPNEQKAAMQWLVGTVQTMSNLPLSIDSSNADTIRVGLEACQNIGGRPMLNSASLERLEALDLAVTHNAQVVVTAAGERGMPSNTAERVANASRMVDAALDKGIARGDIHIDPLVFPISVDKEFGLHCLDAIRELRAKYGPEIHITGGMSNVSFGIPGRKVVNDTFVILAVAAGADGGIIDPVLSSPNEIFAMDRESLGYRLAEDMLLGKDEHCKKYIRAWRKGEMKAGAAS; from the coding sequence GTGGATTCTATCCAAAACAATCCCGGAAATTATATAGCCGTTGGCGAGAATATCCACACCACGCGGGTATTGCTGCGCAAGGGCAAACGAATTGCCATGGAGGACGGTCAGGTAGCCATTCTTTATGAGGCCGCGGATGGTACGTCTCGGCAATTATCTATTCCCGATTCAGTCAAAAGCACTCAGGATTATGACGAGGGCCGGGTTAAGCATGTGAAAATCGCTCTCGCCGCCGCGATGTCGGACAAGGGTGAGGAAGCGGAGAGCGGCCTCGCCTATTTGCGCGCATTGGCGCATCACCAGGAGCAGGCCGGCGCTGCATTCCTTGACATCAACGTCGATGAATATTCGCTCAAACCGAACGAACAGAAGGCCGCAATGCAATGGCTCGTCGGCACTGTGCAGACAATGAGCAATCTGCCTTTGTCTATTGATTCATCAAACGCAGATACAATTCGGGTTGGCTTAGAGGCGTGTCAAAATATTGGTGGTCGCCCCATGCTCAATTCCGCCTCCCTGGAGCGACTTGAGGCGCTTGATTTAGCCGTCACCCATAATGCCCAAGTTGTCGTCACAGCAGCCGGCGAGAGAGGCATGCCCTCGAACACTGCGGAGCGCGTCGCCAATGCGTCTCGCATGGTTGACGCAGCGCTGGACAAGGGCATCGCACGTGGTGACATTCATATCGACCCACTAGTCTTTCCGATTTCTGTTGATAAGGAGTTCGGCCTGCATTGTCTCGATGCCATTCGTGAACTGCGGGCCAAATATGGTCCTGAAATTCATATTACAGGCGGCATGAGCAATGTGTCGTTCGGCATTCCGGGTCGCAAGGTGGTCAATGATACGTTCGTAATTTTGGCAGTGGCCGCCGGCGCCGATGGCGGCATCATCGACCCTGTACTTTCCTCGCCGAACGAAATCTTCGCCATGGATCGGGAATCGCTGGGTTATCGCCTGGCCGAAGACATGCTGCTCGGCAAGGACGAACATTGTAAAAAATACATTCGCGCCTGGCGGAAAGGCGAAATGAAAGCGGGAGCAGCAAGTTGA
- a CDS encoding ASKHA domain-containing protein: MSTVTHDRAVRKIVTGKTIFEYADELSVEVPTSCQRNGRCHECVVEIRRGMAALSSPSEAESFLRGDFRLACQATVISDECDIEFAALRRRPRILTSNPPKSGLVLDTPVRVDSGKVYYDDEELGTDRGHQFGLAIDLGTTTVAMELVDLRTGEGVRSCSFENPQRFGGSDVMNRISYDGAAGNGELQQSVVAAINREIMDFCSALKFSRHEIYEVVVAANTTMRDILFKLDVQSIGQRPYKSLVEHEFSAGRRSGTALTERARKLGLLANPRAPVYGMPLVSCHVGGDLAAGLAALDITAEGAESIMLVDMGTNTEVFVRHRGRMMVASCPAGPAFEGGLVKYGMPAYDGAIEKFRIDANGGGMNYETIGDIAPVGLCGSGLIDLLAELRRHDMLTAKGVFTADKRQFELVLFPEYGISFSKEDASNLGQAKAANYCGQLIVLRTLGINPEDIDKLYLAGGFAHHVDVASAVEIGLLAPVSETRVVRAGNTSLSGARDVLVSRKKRQALEQLVLQIEHVELETSDDFFELFVDGCQFKPMPKRLNQ, encoded by the coding sequence TTGAGCACCGTCACCCACGATCGCGCTGTGCGCAAAATCGTCACCGGCAAGACGATATTCGAATATGCGGATGAGCTTTCCGTCGAAGTGCCAACCTCCTGCCAGCGCAATGGCCGCTGCCACGAATGCGTAGTCGAAATCCGCCGCGGCATGGCGGCACTCTCAAGTCCGAGTGAAGCAGAATCCTTCCTGCGGGGCGATTTTCGCCTTGCCTGTCAGGCCACAGTGATCTCGGACGAGTGCGATATCGAGTTCGCCGCGCTGCGCCGCCGCCCTCGCATTCTTACTTCCAATCCGCCCAAGAGCGGGTTGGTTCTTGATACCCCCGTGCGGGTCGATAGTGGCAAGGTATATTACGACGACGAAGAACTGGGCACCGATCGCGGCCATCAATTTGGCCTCGCGATTGACCTCGGTACTACAACGGTTGCCATGGAACTGGTCGATTTACGGACTGGGGAAGGGGTGCGCAGCTGCAGCTTTGAGAATCCGCAGCGCTTTGGCGGCAGCGATGTGATGAACCGCATTTCCTATGACGGTGCCGCCGGAAATGGCGAACTGCAACAATCCGTCGTCGCCGCAATTAATCGCGAAATCATGGATTTCTGCAGCGCACTCAAATTCTCGCGTCACGAGATTTACGAGGTCGTCGTTGCTGCCAACACGACAATGCGCGATATTTTGTTTAAACTCGATGTCCAATCGATTGGACAAAGACCTTATAAATCTCTTGTCGAGCATGAGTTTTCGGCCGGCAGGAGATCCGGCACGGCGTTGACAGAGCGTGCGCGCAAGCTTGGCTTGTTGGCCAATCCGCGCGCGCCTGTATACGGCATGCCGCTTGTGTCTTGCCATGTCGGCGGTGATCTCGCTGCGGGTCTCGCGGCGCTGGATATCACCGCCGAGGGCGCTGAATCCATCATGCTTGTGGATATGGGCACCAACACGGAAGTATTCGTCCGCCACCGCGGCCGCATGATGGTGGCATCATGCCCTGCCGGTCCGGCTTTTGAGGGCGGGCTGGTGAAATACGGCATGCCGGCTTATGACGGCGCTATCGAAAAATTTCGCATAGATGCGAATGGCGGCGGAATGAACTACGAAACCATCGGTGACATTGCGCCGGTCGGTCTCTGTGGTTCCGGCTTGATAGATCTTTTGGCGGAGCTTCGGCGCCATGACATGCTAACTGCCAAGGGTGTTTTCACTGCCGATAAACGGCAATTCGAGCTTGTGCTATTTCCGGAATACGGCATCAGCTTTTCGAAGGAAGACGCAAGCAATTTGGGCCAAGCCAAGGCGGCGAATTACTGCGGCCAATTGATTGTTTTGCGAACGCTCGGTATCAATCCGGAGGACATAGACAAGCTTTATCTCGCCGGCGGTTTTGCTCACCATGTCGACGTTGCCAGCGCCGTTGAGATTGGATTGTTGGCGCCGGTTTCCGAAACGCGGGTTGTACGTGCCGGCAATACATCTCTCAGCGGGGCGCGTGACGTTCTTGTATCGCGCAAGAAAAGGCAGGCACTCGAACAACTGGTTCTACAAATCGAGCATGTCGAACTAGAAACAAGCGACGATTTCTTTGAGCTTTTTGTCGATGGCTGCCAGTTTAAGCCGATGCCGAAGCGGCTGAACCAATAA